The Oryza brachyantha chromosome 7, ObraRS2, whole genome shotgun sequence genomic interval TTACGGGGAGCAATGCGCTATGGAGACGTTAGGGTTACATTATGGTCTGCGTGGTCGTCGGTTTCTGCAGTGCGGATGCTGCCTGCAGCCGCAAGCCTGCAATGTGTGTGGATTAGAGCTCGTGGACCCTTGCTTATGCATCACGGTCACGATTCTTCCACTCTTAATGTATAACAAATAACAATGGATACAACTAGAATATAGCCTATGGCAGGGAGTTGCTTGAaagtaaattttgtattaCCGGGAGCCAAAGAAAAGTTGTCTATCGGAAAAGACAGAAGTATATACGTTGTAGCCCACATTCCAGGATGACCCTTATTTTTGTCAGCATATAAACTTTGTTAAGGAATATCCTTTTGCATTTGAtcttcctatatttttttttctcagtccATATTATCTCAAAGTACTCATTACTATCATGGATTCATGTTACCTATTGCaggattcattcctagatATCAGGTGGGCTCAAGTAAAGTTGATACAGGTGACAGATACTTTGATGAGTGGCAAAAAAAGCTGTCCAATACAGATGATGTCCGCAAGAGCAAGTCTGGGTCAAGATACTTCACAGTCTCTGGGGTGGATCTGTCCCCTGATAATCTGGCAGTTGCAACCGTGTATTTTGTGCAAGGGGTTTTAGGCCTTGCTCGACTTGCTGTCAACTTTTACTTAAAAGATGATCTTCATCTTGATCCTGCCGAGGTTTGTGTACCGCTCTAAATACTATCTCTGTGGTTCTGTGTTTTATTGATTTGATCTTGTCCCATTCACATAGTAAGTCGATGCCTAGATAGGTCTTGGTAAGTGATTAATATGGTTTCTCCTATGTAGACTGCAGTTATATCTGGTTTCTCATCCTTACCATGGTTGATCAAGCCTCTGTATGGCTTTATCAGGTCTCACAAAAGCTCCTGCCTACATTTCTTTCTGCTGTATATAGACAGTGGTGAAACCAGAATTCTGCTGCTATTTTCCTTTCAGTGATTCCATCCCACTCTTTGGATATCGACGAAGGTCATACCTTATTCTGTCAGGATTCCTTGGTGCTCTTTCATGGAGTTTGATGGCTACTGTGGTGGATAGTAAATATGGTGCAGCATTCTCTATTCTGCTGGGATCACTTTCTGTTGCCTTCTCAGACGTTGTAAGTTTAAATTGAATATTCTACGAGccatttatttttgtggtcctgaaaaaatatattgaaggCTATATATTTCAATTGCTAGCATAGCATCACGTACATGTGTTGCAACGGCTTCCAACTAAATATACCACAAGGTGTATGTGTTCATATTAAGAAATATATGCCTCAAGTACGAATTTCTCTGCACATGAATCTATCTTCCCAAATGTTACAACTGCACCTGTGAAGCTATTGATAGTAGCCACTTGTATATCTGTACTTCATAGGTGCCGAGAACCCTTTTAACCAAAATGTATCTTTTAAGTGGCCAATTATGTCATGCTACAGGCAACAAACCACAAGAAGTCACTACGCACTATCCACAGCAGTAAAACCAATTATTAGAAAAAGgcttcatttttcttattttactGAAACTTTATATGATTGTTTATAGTTACAAGATGGAGACCAATTGGCTGTTTTTTTAggttatcatgattttttctcttttgtggTAGTGTGTGTTGAATCCCATCTATTGGTAGTTTATCTTCTAATGATTGTGTGTAATACACTAGCACTGCACCTACGTAACTAATGTAAATGTGTTGTTTCATGCAAGAAGACACGGTGTGCTATTACTTATAAAATGTATATCTCCAGTTGTATTTTGACAGTACATTTTCTATATTCTTCATACTTGTCAAATGCCCTAACAGGATTTGCATTGATTACATATATCCTAACCGATCATGCACTGAGAGTACTACCAGCTCTTACTAAATAATTTCCACATCATTTTCATCATATGTTTGGCCAAGGCCTTTGTACATCTATCTCAATGACACTAGTGAAAACACTGCAGGTGGTAGATTCTATGGTTGTTGAGAGAGCTCGTGGTGAATCACAGAGTACATCTGGATCTCTCCAGTCACTATGTTGGGGATCCTCAGCATTTGGAGGAATAGTGAGTGCATATTTCAGCGGCTCGCTCGTGGATACCTATGGAGTAAGGTTTGTGCAACAGCATCACTGAATCTATTGCAGCTCATCCTGTTTTTAAGTGCAGTTCACTGATGAAATATTCCTGTAAACGCAGGTTTGTCTTTGGTGTTACAGCTTTTTTACCCCTGCTGACATCTGCTGTTGCAGTTCTTGTCAATGAACACCGTCTATCTTCAGGGGAACGTGCTATGTCCCACTCTGGTTCAGGATTTGTTGAGACCTCTAAGCAGCATGTCAGGCAGCTTTGGAGTTCAGTAAAGCAACCTAACATTTTCTTGCCTACCATGTTTATATTCCTCTGGCAAGCAACACCTAAATCTGATTcagccatgttttttttcatgtaagtATCGAACTCACTACAATAGTAGCCCTCCATGGTGATGTCTTGTTTGTGAAGCACTTTTAGTCCTTTTTACCAATGATCTGGAGTTGGTTGTAAATTCAGTAAGTAAAGCTCTCAAGTCCTAGGATATAGGTCTAATTGCAAAAGTTATTGGATGGTTAATCCACCTAATCTTTATTGGAGCAATTTATTTTGTCAATAGGGTATTACACGCACAggatgtcaatttttttaaaaaaaataaagatatttttgtgCAGCAAGTGAGTGATGATCCTtgctaaattaatttgtagcatACTTCTCATACATATCACTGAAGTGGTTGTATTACATTCATCTCTAGTACAAAGACTAGTGTAATTTACAGTTTGAAGATATATGTTTTATGAGGtcaaattttgttattttcatttaGCACCTTTATCAGATCTTGGTGCCACTGGATAGGAACAGCATTTTTAATCCTGTTGGCTCTAGCATATTTGCTACTCATCATGAATAATTTGTGCATGATTAGCTGTTTCTATGTGTGATGCTTACTTAAAATGATTGACTTTTCACATCATATTGATATTATTCAGCACGAATAAGCTCGGGTTCACGCCAGAATTTCTAGGGCGTGTAAAGCTTGTTACATCTATTGCTTCGTTGCTTGGTGTTGGACTTTATAACTATTTTCTAAAAGCGGTCCCTCTAAGGAAAATCTTCCTGGTGACAACTATCATAGGTTCAGCCCTTGGAATGACACAGGTGCTTTTGGGTTTTATTTATTGCAGTGCTGCTTCTGTtagtattgttttttttaatggactGGTGTATATCTTCAGGTTCTTCTTGTTACTGGGCTTAATCGACAGTTTGGAATCAGTGATGAATGGTTCTCTATTGGGGATTCGTTAATCATTACGGTCCTAAGTCAGGTATGAAGCCTGCTGATTGCTGGTAAACTGTTTTATGCTGTATAACTGTGGTGCATGAAaatgtttgtttctttgttgCATAAATGCATCCagttgattatttgttttactgCTGGGCCGCTGGCATAGTGAGATTAAGCCAGCACCTCCTTTCTTGTGCCTGGAACTGAACCTGACTGGTCGATGATCAACAGAGATGGTTTTTCTGCAAATTACCAGggtgtttatattattaattattgattatacACTCAGCTCATTATTGTGGTTCAAGAGAGGAGTATAATAGCCACTTCTGAGAAGGGCATTCTCATGTGCCAACGTACCCTAACCAATGAGATTGTTTAGATATCAACATGTCTCGCTTTAAACCTATGCTTTAATATGTTGTCTTGCCCTCATTCTCTGTCCCTGTATGTATCTTAAGTCATCTGAATTGTTTTGTAGGCTTCATTTATGCCAGTTTTGGTGTTAGCAGCTAAATTGTGTCCACCAGGAATGGAAGCAACTCTGTTTGCCACTTTGATGTCCATCTCTAATGCTGGAAGTGTTAGTGGTGGTCTAGTTGGTGCTGGTCTAACTCAGCTTTTTGGAGTCACTAAGGACAGCTTTAAGAATCTACCTCTCTTGATTGTCATCTGCAATCTCAGCGCGCTCCTGCCTCTGCCTCTTCTAGGTCTCCTTCCAGAGGAATCAGGTAATGCAGATCAGGGagaaacaaaacataattGACTTGAGGATTTCTCTTCATGTTCTAGctctcgccgtcggcgtctcGTCCACCGCGCAGACGACGAGGGCGCTCGTGGCGTTCGCGCTCGTcgtggccgcctcctccatgTCCCAAGATACAGTCCATCGTCTTGGAGTTGAATGAATCTGTCAATCAGGTCAAACTTTTTTAAGTCTGACCATTAACTTGTGCACTAGTAGCCTGGTACCATGATTCAAGATTATCAGAGAATGAGCTCCAATGCTAAAGATACAGGTACATCATATGTTTCTCCATTTCAATTTTATCGTTTAGCACGTATAGCAAAATCTAATTTACAACGTGTCCATGTGTACTGAGCAAGTGTTGTAACTTTTGTACACTTTATGTTGCTGATTTAACCCCATGAAAAATAGATGAGGGTTAGCAATTGTAGTTAAACTATCAATTCCTTAAGAATGCGAATGTACTatgccaaaaaaattcaatattaTATCCCGCGAGAAGTCGTGTGAAATTGTGATACAATATCAGACTTTGCTAATATCCTTTTAGCAAGTGAAAGAGATGCATTCCGTTGGGCCCAAAACAATAAGGATTCCCAAGCACATGTATGGAAAGAGGTACAAAGACAATAGAAATGTAGCATGTATTACAACTTCACTGACTAGTTTTTGCCTTGGTGACAACACGGTTCTTTTGAAACTGTAATTCCTTTGACCTCTGTTCTGAGGTTAGCATGAAATGAGGCTCCAATTTATTGTCAACTGAATACAAGATAATTTTATGTTTACCATTACGAACTGTTAACCTAAAAGCTTCATGACATTTTCCCTTTCTATATATGTTGTGTCTCTACTTTATCTGCACTTCCAACGAACTGGCATCGGTTGACTTGCATCATGAGTTCATGACTtggggggtgattgtttagcatTTTCGTGGAAAAAttgaaacaacatatttataaatgaaaaataatttgctaataaaacttttatttacctattcttggcgatctaaaagccaatggtGGAAACTTCGGTCAATCAACGccaaatttgaagttaaaaatttaaagtttttcttgTAAACacaagcataagcgaaaagaaaagatggggATGTACAATCCTAAAAGTTCATAGTCgttatttttttgctttgacAATCTTATACAGTTTGAATTACTATGGATTCCCTTACAAAAAgtgaaccccccccccccaacccaccccccaaaagaaaaaaaaatcatccagACTTTCTCGTCACCTTAAACTTTGGTttaatcaattgatgaatcaTGCATGAAATCCGACGTGGTAAGAGCCCAAGTTAAAAGGCTTGCTGACAGAGCATTTCATTTGCATTAGTTCTATAGGCGACGACGAATGGAGAAATGGTGTGATTTGCTTGTTAGCATTCAGATTTCTGTCACCATCACCTCTACATCATGTTCTTGCACCAGTTTATCTGCTACTAGATATTTAATCCTACATGGCACCATGCAGACATATCACATATGCCATAATGTCAGCATCCCAGTGTTCGGTTTGCCCACATTTTTAAGTGCTCATCTAATCAGCATGGTTGGATTATTCCGGCACATGACGGATTCTGACCGACTTATTGCTTTCGTTGCATATGTGGGGTCAACTACTAGATGCATTATTTTGTGGTTTTCCTGATTTTAGATGCTGGAGATGGTATTCTGATCCCATTTTTTGGATCTGATACAGCCTTTTCTGCTCCCCTGTTCTTGATCGTTGCCACTGCATATGTTCCTAGAACTCTCAACCAGTATAAATTATCATCATGAGCGAAATTATGGATTTGATTACAGTTGCTGTTGCACTGGTTGTACTACTATTTTGTTTGCATTGATTATTAAATGGTTGCGGCCATACGGAACCTTGATGGTGACAAGTGACGAGTCAAGCCTATCGCATTTGGACAGGATATGGTTTTCAATTACCAAGGTGTTTACATGCTGATGAGTGATGACTTGGCTAAGCAGTGATAAAATGATATCAATTATTCAACCTGTATAATTGATAATTATCATGCTCCAGCTAGTAGTAATCACCGGCTGTTGAAAAATGTGTTTTGGAGTTTGTCTACCTTCTTTAATGGTATGGTTTGCCATGTCGATGAGCAGGACTCAGCACCTCTATCGCTTATGCATGTGTTTATAttctaaagtttaaattttaaccttaaatttagagtgatTCTGTCtttttttcaccgaatttACTTTTCagatttggcttttagatcgttaaaaatacatataaaaaaattatttacaatttattttttgtttgtaaatatggcatttgacttttttcatgaaaaaaccaatcaccccacaattttttaaatatttcttattctctctgttccatattataagactttctgtacttgcttagatttatttacgtgctaataaatctagacatatatacaagagATATATTTAGACAAACTCAgtaatcttataatatgtgaCTTAGGGAGTACAAAATAATGTGTAATcacataaaattcaaattttataaaatttttacaaggaattggtttaatattttaaggaTGGTTAAGTTGTTTATTCATATAAGTTTGTTTACAAAAGTCGAGCGTTCCTAAAAATGTTTACAGCtacacaaaaatacaaaaggtTTAGGTTATTTAGTAAATACTAACATAGGGTCAAGAGATTATCTTGTAATCACTTTGGTATAgtctttaaattttgaattgtttaGTATTCCTTTCCTAAAACCCGATtgactataaaattaataaaataattggaatcataaaaattaacacataaatgcttatattatgataaattCTACAAATACTCCTATTTTACGAGCAACAAATGGAGCAGTAATTTTTGACCGGAGGGAGTTAAACCAGTTTTGAACAGTAGCCAATCACGGTCGAGAAAATGGATATTTAGCCACGTTCAAAACGCGGTTTCGCCACAGTGTCATTCTGTAAACGCATTCCTTTAAAATGTCATCCCGGAGCGAATGCTTACGCtattttgccatttttctccttttattcaatttctcaattttttgtcTCTTTCACCTGATGGGCTGACCAAATTACCCCTGGCTGTGGCAGCCTGGGCGGCGATGGCCTTGCCGCGATCgggggcggcgagggtggAGATAGTTCTTAGCCTGCTGGAGCGACGAGGTGGATCGTCCTTGAGCATGCGGCCGCCGAAGATGAGGCCGATGCGGTCGGGCTCCACGCCGTCACCTGCACGGCGAGCTACCTCCGTCCGCCCTGAGCTGACGAGCACACGCAGGATgaaggcgatggcgatggcgccgctgccgccgctgagGAAGAACACCTGTGAGCGAtccccttcttcttctcctcttcaTCTGGCTCGGTCGGACCAACTGCTTTCAACGGACCGAGCCAGGGGTAATTTGGTTATCCCATCGGGTGAAagaggcaaaaaaaatttgagaaattgaataaagggagaaaaatggtaaaagaggcaa includes:
- the LOC102700076 gene encoding folate-biopterin transporter 1, chloroplastic-like; this encodes MASSGGSAGREPYDEEAAAAPRRPLELDGRGDASSDHHRSGFIPRYQVGSSKVDTGDRYFDEWQKKLSNTDDVRKSKSGSRYFTVSGVDLSPDNLAVATVYFVQGVLGLARLAVNFYLKDDLHLDPAETAVISGFSSLPWLIKPLYGFISDSIPLFGYRRRSYLILSGFLGALSWSLMATVVDSKYGAAFSILLGSLSVAFSDVVVDSMVVERARGESQSTSGSLQSLCWGSSAFGGIVSAYFSGSLVDTYGVRFVFGVTAFLPLLTSAVAVLVNEHRLSSGERAMSHSGSGFVETSKQHVRQLWSSVKQPNIFLPTMFIFLWQATPKSDSAMFFFITNKLGFTPEFLGRVKLVTSIASLLGVGLYNYFLKAVPLRKIFLVTTIIGSALGMTQVLLVTGLNRQFGISDEWFSIGDSLIITVLSQASFMPVLVLAAKLCPPGMEATLFATLMSISNAGSVSGGLVGAGLTQLFGVTKDSFKNLPLLIVICNLSALLPLPLLGLLPEESGNADQGETKHN